From Carassius auratus strain Wakin chromosome 10, ASM336829v1, whole genome shotgun sequence, a single genomic window includes:
- the LOC113110243 gene encoding neuropeptide Y receptor type 6-like codes for MEASVNSDNISNTSAGLGQGTWVESSVCPPSVSGTTLLIVAYSTVIAVGLVGNTCLVFIISRQKEMRNVTNILIANLSCSDILMCVVCLPVTVIYTLMDRWILGETLCKVTPFVQCMSVTVSIFSLVLIALERHQLIIHPTGWTPAAGHSYLAVAVTWMVACFISLPFLSFNILTNAPFQNLSLPFNPFSDHVICMELWPSERNRLAYTTSLLLFQYCLPLLLILLCYLRIFLRLRRRKDMVEQATEARQRKARGAQRINAMLVLIVVAFALCWLPLNVFNTIFDWYHQVLPSCQHDVIFSACHLTAMASTCVNPVVYGFLNTNFQKELKATLQRCHCGWGVPETYESFPLSTVATDVTKVSSMQQGSLLRSEQCAHC; via the coding sequence ATGGAGGCCTCTGTGAACTCGGACAACATCAGCAACACCTCAGCTGGGTTGGGCCAGGGAACATGGGTTGAGTCCAGCGTGTGCCCTCCCTCTGTGAGTGGCACGACCCTTCTGATCGTGGCCTACAGCACCGTTATTGCGGTGGGATTGGTGGGCAACACTTGTCTGGTCTTCATCATATCCAGACAGAAGGAGATGAGGAACGTCACCAACATCCTCATCGCCAACCTCTCCTGCTCCGACATCCTCATGTGCGTGGTGTGCCTTCCCGTGACGGTCATCTACACACTCATGGACCGCTGGATCCTGGGCGAGACTCTGTGCAAGGTCACGCCGTTCGTGCAGTGCATGTCCGTTACGGTGTCCATCTTCTCGCTGGTCCTCATCGCGTTGGAGCGCCATCAACTCATCATCCACCCCACTGGCTGGACACCCGCCGCAGGCCATTCGTACCTAGCCGTGGCGGTCACCTGGATGGTGGCCTGCTTCATTTCCTTACCCTTCCTGTCCTTTAACATCCTCACTAACGCTCCGTTCCAAAACCTCAGCCTTCCATTCAACCCGTTTAGCGACCACGTGATTTGCATGGAGCTCTGGCCGTCCGAACGCAACCGTTTGGCATACACCACCTCGCTTCTGCTATTCCAATACTGTCTCCCCCTGCTTCTCATTCTACTCTGCTACTTGCGCATATTCCTGCGTTTGCGCAGACGGAAGGACATGGTGGAGCAAGCCACCGAGGCCCGGCAGAGGAAGGCGCGGGGCGCTCAGCGCATCAACGCCATGTTAGTTTTAATCGTAGTTGCTTTTGCTCTCTGCTGGCTCCCGCTCAACGTCTTCAACACCATCTTTGACTGGTACCACCAGGTGCTTCCTTCTTGCCAGCACGACGTCATCTTCTCGGCCTGCCACCTCACGGCAATGGCGTCTACCTGCGTCAACCCAGTGGTCTATGGCTTCCTCAACACCAACTTCCAGAAGGAGCTGAAGGCGACACTCCAGCGCTGCCATTGTGGCTGGGGTGTACCGGAGACCTACGAGAGCTTCCCGCTTTCGACGGTGGCCACTGACGTCACCAAGGTGTCATCCATGCAGCAGGGCTCTCTACTGAGATCGGAACAGTGCGCTCACTGCTAA